The following coding sequences lie in one Musa acuminata AAA Group cultivar baxijiao chromosome BXJ1-8, Cavendish_Baxijiao_AAA, whole genome shotgun sequence genomic window:
- the LOC135583350 gene encoding uncharacterized protein At4g18490-like isoform X2 yields MAEQERGAPTSAPKMKSPSIEEDFEKDFLISWKSSKPGKQAMDLDVETVPQNRKSSFNFDKLDDFDLGGDFGKLSSFGMDISDLDFSIPLKKTANANEQESLPRKQDLKKEKFSFAFDFNVLDKFDLDTKLVKTATGSSKCMDDGGPCSDEMRKHESLSTSTSAHMLEPDGPYHAVIRHGSAQEALCQGHKELLCLDSVKNDTSKEKDSGVRLLDGLQSGNSSPVKSSNSRCCPPNNITGSQDCSSTLQNHEVDEYVITEGSKPTDHSIQVDNEASRNSVKEVTNKHFDASCFQFPISKIPGGATSIINAKSTMPNLLSAASVNRPENSFLEVQNISQKDDKNHLPNSMTSRIKENSNVANSSSNGVINTIIVSERNLTLKRKTSKESLTDPKAFSTLKHINSSPKGRVTSTGSAKIIMPNFLSTASMSSPKNIPFEGQHIFQKDGKKHLPGLMTSRMRKENSSIANFSMGKGRNTVGGTEGNLASNLVISPMTDKPVLLSPSLKMKTLKEPLTDPKAFNTSKQIGSSPERISLVISPGSDTEMVQREENPENSRNDASFQNLCSLNGASELENMDIEVPVQIEDHGNVEKAESCSKELDDLCNMLKKKHDEAKELMVRAVVINNKLLMLNHPMIEEKISFCLYDLFFLVPRCNYNWVAHHLEKPTT; encoded by the exons ATGGCAGAACAAGAGAGAGGTGCTCCTACTTCTGCTCCAAAAATGAAAAGTCCATCAATAG AAGAAGATTTTGAAAAGGATTTCCTCAtctcatggaaatcatcaaaaccaGGAAAACAGGCGATGGATCTTGATGTGGAAACAGTCCCCCAAAATAGAAAAAGTTCCTTTAACTTTGACAAACT TGATGACTTTGATCTTGGTGGTGACTTTGGAAAGTTGTCATCTTTTGGAATGGATATCTCCGATCTGGACTTCTCTATTCCACTCAAGAAGACTGCAAATGCCAATGAACAAGAATCTCTCCCCAGAAAGCAAGACCTGAAGAAAGAGAAATTCTCCTTTGCATTTGATTTTAATGT GTTGGATaagtttgatcttgatacaaaaTTGGTGAAAACTGCAACGGGTTCCAGTAAATGCATGGATGATGGCGGGCCTTGTTCTGATGAAATGCGTAAGCATG AAAGTTTATCCACTTCAACATCTGCTCATATGTTGGAGCCTGATGGACCATATCATGCTGTCATTAGACATGGTTCAGCACAAGAAGCACTTTGTCAAGGTCATAAAGAACTGCTCTGTCTGGATTCTGTAAAGAATGACACCTCCAAAGAAAAAGATAGTGGTGTGAGATTGCTTGATGGTTTACAATCTGGTAACTCTAGTCCTGTAAAGTCATCCAACTCGAGGTGCTGCCCACCAAATAATATCACAGGAtcacaagattgcagtagcacACTTCAGAATCATGAGGTTGATGAATATGTTATAACTGAAGGAAGTAAACCCACAGATCATTCAATTCAAGTTGACAATGAAGCTTCACGAAATTCTGTCAAGGAGGTCACGAATAAACATTTTGATGCTTCTTG ttttcaATTTCCCATTTCTAAGATTCCTGGTGGGGCTACTTCAATCATTAATGCAAAGAGTACCATGCCTAATCTTCTTTCAGCTGCATCTGTGAATAGGCCTGAGAACAGTTTTCTTGAAGTCCAGAACATATCGCAAAAGGATGATAAAAATCATCTACCTAACTCGATGACTTCAAG GATTAAGGAAAACAGCAATGTAGCAAACTCTTCATCTAATGGAGTCATAAATACAATTATAGTTTCGGAGAGAAACTTGACATTGAAGAGGAAGACTTCCAAG GAATCTTTGACAGATCCAAAGGCCTTCAGTACATTAAAACACATCAATTCTTCACCCAAGGGAAG GGTTACTTCAACCGGTTCTGCAAAGATTATCATGCCCAATTTTCTTTCAACCGCATCTATGAGTAGCCCAAAGAACATTCCTTTTGAGGGCCAACATATATTTCAGAAGGATGGTAAAAAACATCTACCTGGCTTGATGACTTCAAG AATGAGAAAAGAGAACAGCAGCATAGCAAATTTCTCAATGGGCAAAGGAAGAAACACAGTTGGAGGAACAGAGGGAAACTTAGCGTCCAACTTGGTCATCTCTCCTATGACAGACAAGCCTGTGTTGTTAAGCCCATCTCTGAAGATGAAGACTCTCAAG GAGCCATTGACAGATCCAAAGGCCTTCAATACATCTAAACAAATTGGCTCTTCACCTGAAAG GATATCATTAGTAATCTCCCCAGGATCTGACACTGAAATG GTACAAAGGGAAGAAAATCCAGAAAATTCTAGAAATGATGCTTCTTTTCAGAATCTATGTTCTCTAAATGGTGCTTCTGAGCTAGAAAACATGGACATTGAAGTGCCTGTACAAATAGAAGACCATGGAAATGTAGAGAAAGCTGAATCTTGTTCAAAGGAGCTAGATGAT CTATGCAACATGCTCAAAAAGAAACATGACGAAGCGAAGGAGTTAATGGTTCGTGCTGTCGTCATCAACAACAAACTGCTGATGCTGAACCATCCCATGATCGAGGAGAAGATATCCTTCTGTCTCTATGATCTCTTCTTTCTCGTTCCCAG GTGCAATTATAACTGGGTGGCTCACCACCTCGAGAAACCCACAACATGA
- the LOC135583350 gene encoding uncharacterized protein At4g18490-like isoform X3: MDISDLDFSIPLKKTANANEQESLPRKQDLKKEKFSFAFDFNVLDKFDLDTKLVKTATGSSKCMDDGGPCSDEMRKHESLSTSTSAHMLEPDGPYHAVIRHGSAQEALCQGHKELLCLDSVKNDTSKEKDSGVRLLDGLQSGNSSPVKSSNSRCCPPNNITGSQDCSSTLQNHEVDEYVITEGSKPTDHSIQVDNEASRNSVKEVTNKHFDASCFQFPISKIPGGATSIINAKSTMPNLLSAASVNRPENSFLEVQNISQKDDKNHLPNSMTSRIKENSNVANSSSNGVINTIIVSERNLTLKRKTSKESLTDPKAFSTLKHINSSPKGRVTSTGSAKIIMPNFLSTASMSSPKNIPFEGQHIFQKDGKKHLPGLMTSRMRKENSSIANFSMGKGRNTVGGTEGNLASNLVISPMTDKPVLLSPSLKMKTLKEPLTDPKAFNTSKQIGSSPERISLVISPGSDTEMVQREENPENSRNDASFQNLCSLNGASELENMDIEVPVQIEDHGNVEKAESCSKELDDLCNMLKKKHDEAKELMVRAVVINNKLLMLNHPMIEEKISFCLYDLFFLVPRYASMFIWTLFLDRQNIRALQRLATSLQSKDHWKT; this comes from the exons ATGGATATCTCCGATCTGGACTTCTCTATTCCACTCAAGAAGACTGCAAATGCCAATGAACAAGAATCTCTCCCCAGAAAGCAAGACCTGAAGAAAGAGAAATTCTCCTTTGCATTTGATTTTAATGT GTTGGATaagtttgatcttgatacaaaaTTGGTGAAAACTGCAACGGGTTCCAGTAAATGCATGGATGATGGCGGGCCTTGTTCTGATGAAATGCGTAAGCATG AAAGTTTATCCACTTCAACATCTGCTCATATGTTGGAGCCTGATGGACCATATCATGCTGTCATTAGACATGGTTCAGCACAAGAAGCACTTTGTCAAGGTCATAAAGAACTGCTCTGTCTGGATTCTGTAAAGAATGACACCTCCAAAGAAAAAGATAGTGGTGTGAGATTGCTTGATGGTTTACAATCTGGTAACTCTAGTCCTGTAAAGTCATCCAACTCGAGGTGCTGCCCACCAAATAATATCACAGGAtcacaagattgcagtagcacACTTCAGAATCATGAGGTTGATGAATATGTTATAACTGAAGGAAGTAAACCCACAGATCATTCAATTCAAGTTGACAATGAAGCTTCACGAAATTCTGTCAAGGAGGTCACGAATAAACATTTTGATGCTTCTTG ttttcaATTTCCCATTTCTAAGATTCCTGGTGGGGCTACTTCAATCATTAATGCAAAGAGTACCATGCCTAATCTTCTTTCAGCTGCATCTGTGAATAGGCCTGAGAACAGTTTTCTTGAAGTCCAGAACATATCGCAAAAGGATGATAAAAATCATCTACCTAACTCGATGACTTCAAG GATTAAGGAAAACAGCAATGTAGCAAACTCTTCATCTAATGGAGTCATAAATACAATTATAGTTTCGGAGAGAAACTTGACATTGAAGAGGAAGACTTCCAAG GAATCTTTGACAGATCCAAAGGCCTTCAGTACATTAAAACACATCAATTCTTCACCCAAGGGAAG GGTTACTTCAACCGGTTCTGCAAAGATTATCATGCCCAATTTTCTTTCAACCGCATCTATGAGTAGCCCAAAGAACATTCCTTTTGAGGGCCAACATATATTTCAGAAGGATGGTAAAAAACATCTACCTGGCTTGATGACTTCAAG AATGAGAAAAGAGAACAGCAGCATAGCAAATTTCTCAATGGGCAAAGGAAGAAACACAGTTGGAGGAACAGAGGGAAACTTAGCGTCCAACTTGGTCATCTCTCCTATGACAGACAAGCCTGTGTTGTTAAGCCCATCTCTGAAGATGAAGACTCTCAAG GAGCCATTGACAGATCCAAAGGCCTTCAATACATCTAAACAAATTGGCTCTTCACCTGAAAG GATATCATTAGTAATCTCCCCAGGATCTGACACTGAAATG GTACAAAGGGAAGAAAATCCAGAAAATTCTAGAAATGATGCTTCTTTTCAGAATCTATGTTCTCTAAATGGTGCTTCTGAGCTAGAAAACATGGACATTGAAGTGCCTGTACAAATAGAAGACCATGGAAATGTAGAGAAAGCTGAATCTTGTTCAAAGGAGCTAGATGAT CTATGCAACATGCTCAAAAAGAAACATGACGAAGCGAAGGAGTTAATGGTTCGTGCTGTCGTCATCAACAACAAACTGCTGATGCTGAACCATCCCATGATCGAGGAGAAGATATCCTTCTGTCTCTATGATCTCTTCTTTCTCGTTCCCAGGTACGCCTCTATGTTTATCTGGACTCTTTTCCTTGACCGTCAAAACATTCGTGCGCTCCAGAGGCTTGCTACCAGTTTACAGTCCAAAGATCACTGGAAAACATGA
- the LOC135583350 gene encoding uncharacterized protein At4g18490-like isoform X1 yields the protein MAEQERGAPTSAPKMKSPSIEEDFEKDFLISWKSSKPGKQAMDLDVETVPQNRKSSFNFDKLDDFDLGGDFGKLSSFGMDISDLDFSIPLKKTANANEQESLPRKQDLKKEKFSFAFDFNVLDKFDLDTKLVKTATGSSKCMDDGGPCSDEMRKHESLSTSTSAHMLEPDGPYHAVIRHGSAQEALCQGHKELLCLDSVKNDTSKEKDSGVRLLDGLQSGNSSPVKSSNSRCCPPNNITGSQDCSSTLQNHEVDEYVITEGSKPTDHSIQVDNEASRNSVKEVTNKHFDASCFQFPISKIPGGATSIINAKSTMPNLLSAASVNRPENSFLEVQNISQKDDKNHLPNSMTSRIKENSNVANSSSNGVINTIIVSERNLTLKRKTSKESLTDPKAFSTLKHINSSPKGRVTSTGSAKIIMPNFLSTASMSSPKNIPFEGQHIFQKDGKKHLPGLMTSRMRKENSSIANFSMGKGRNTVGGTEGNLASNLVISPMTDKPVLLSPSLKMKTLKEPLTDPKAFNTSKQIGSSPERISLVISPGSDTEMVQREENPENSRNDASFQNLCSLNGASELENMDIEVPVQIEDHGNVEKAESCSKELDDLCNMLKKKHDEAKELMVRAVVINNKLLMLNHPMIEEKISFCLYDLFFLVPRYASMFIWTLFLDRQNIRALQRLATSLQSKDHWKT from the exons ATGGCAGAACAAGAGAGAGGTGCTCCTACTTCTGCTCCAAAAATGAAAAGTCCATCAATAG AAGAAGATTTTGAAAAGGATTTCCTCAtctcatggaaatcatcaaaaccaGGAAAACAGGCGATGGATCTTGATGTGGAAACAGTCCCCCAAAATAGAAAAAGTTCCTTTAACTTTGACAAACT TGATGACTTTGATCTTGGTGGTGACTTTGGAAAGTTGTCATCTTTTGGAATGGATATCTCCGATCTGGACTTCTCTATTCCACTCAAGAAGACTGCAAATGCCAATGAACAAGAATCTCTCCCCAGAAAGCAAGACCTGAAGAAAGAGAAATTCTCCTTTGCATTTGATTTTAATGT GTTGGATaagtttgatcttgatacaaaaTTGGTGAAAACTGCAACGGGTTCCAGTAAATGCATGGATGATGGCGGGCCTTGTTCTGATGAAATGCGTAAGCATG AAAGTTTATCCACTTCAACATCTGCTCATATGTTGGAGCCTGATGGACCATATCATGCTGTCATTAGACATGGTTCAGCACAAGAAGCACTTTGTCAAGGTCATAAAGAACTGCTCTGTCTGGATTCTGTAAAGAATGACACCTCCAAAGAAAAAGATAGTGGTGTGAGATTGCTTGATGGTTTACAATCTGGTAACTCTAGTCCTGTAAAGTCATCCAACTCGAGGTGCTGCCCACCAAATAATATCACAGGAtcacaagattgcagtagcacACTTCAGAATCATGAGGTTGATGAATATGTTATAACTGAAGGAAGTAAACCCACAGATCATTCAATTCAAGTTGACAATGAAGCTTCACGAAATTCTGTCAAGGAGGTCACGAATAAACATTTTGATGCTTCTTG ttttcaATTTCCCATTTCTAAGATTCCTGGTGGGGCTACTTCAATCATTAATGCAAAGAGTACCATGCCTAATCTTCTTTCAGCTGCATCTGTGAATAGGCCTGAGAACAGTTTTCTTGAAGTCCAGAACATATCGCAAAAGGATGATAAAAATCATCTACCTAACTCGATGACTTCAAG GATTAAGGAAAACAGCAATGTAGCAAACTCTTCATCTAATGGAGTCATAAATACAATTATAGTTTCGGAGAGAAACTTGACATTGAAGAGGAAGACTTCCAAG GAATCTTTGACAGATCCAAAGGCCTTCAGTACATTAAAACACATCAATTCTTCACCCAAGGGAAG GGTTACTTCAACCGGTTCTGCAAAGATTATCATGCCCAATTTTCTTTCAACCGCATCTATGAGTAGCCCAAAGAACATTCCTTTTGAGGGCCAACATATATTTCAGAAGGATGGTAAAAAACATCTACCTGGCTTGATGACTTCAAG AATGAGAAAAGAGAACAGCAGCATAGCAAATTTCTCAATGGGCAAAGGAAGAAACACAGTTGGAGGAACAGAGGGAAACTTAGCGTCCAACTTGGTCATCTCTCCTATGACAGACAAGCCTGTGTTGTTAAGCCCATCTCTGAAGATGAAGACTCTCAAG GAGCCATTGACAGATCCAAAGGCCTTCAATACATCTAAACAAATTGGCTCTTCACCTGAAAG GATATCATTAGTAATCTCCCCAGGATCTGACACTGAAATG GTACAAAGGGAAGAAAATCCAGAAAATTCTAGAAATGATGCTTCTTTTCAGAATCTATGTTCTCTAAATGGTGCTTCTGAGCTAGAAAACATGGACATTGAAGTGCCTGTACAAATAGAAGACCATGGAAATGTAGAGAAAGCTGAATCTTGTTCAAAGGAGCTAGATGAT CTATGCAACATGCTCAAAAAGAAACATGACGAAGCGAAGGAGTTAATGGTTCGTGCTGTCGTCATCAACAACAAACTGCTGATGCTGAACCATCCCATGATCGAGGAGAAGATATCCTTCTGTCTCTATGATCTCTTCTTTCTCGTTCCCAGGTACGCCTCTATGTTTATCTGGACTCTTTTCCTTGACCGTCAAAACATTCGTGCGCTCCAGAGGCTTGCTACCAGTTTACAGTCCAAAGATCACTGGAAAACATGA
- the LOC135583350 gene encoding uncharacterized protein LOC135583350 isoform X4: protein MAEQERGAPTSAPKMKSPSIEEDFEKDFLISWKSSKPGKQAMDLDVETVPQNRKSSFNFDKLDDFDLGGDFGKLSSFGMDISDLDFSIPLKKTANANEQESLPRKQDLKKEKFSFAFDFNVLDKFDLDTKLVKTATGSSKCMDDGGPCSDEMRKHESLSTSTSAHMLEPDGPYHAVIRHGSAQEALCQGHKELLCLDSVKNDTSKEKDSGVRLLDGLQSGNSSPVKSSNSRCCPPNNITGSQDCSSTLQNHEVDEYVITEGSKPTDHSIQVDNEASRNSVKEVTNKHFDASCFQFPISKIPGGATSIINAKSTMPNLLSAASVNRPENSFLEVQNISQKDDKNHLPNSMTSRIKENSNVANSSSNGVINTIIVSERNLTLKRKTSKESLTDPKAFSTLKHINSSPKGRVTSTGSAKIIMPNFLSTASMSSPKNIPFEGQHIFQKDGKKHLPGLMTSRMRKENSSIANFSMGKGRNTVGGTEGNLASNLVISPMTDKPVLLSPSLKMKTLKEPLTDPKAFNTSKQIGSSPERISLVISPGSDTEMVQREENPENSRNDASFQNLCSLNGASELENMDIEVPVQIEDHGNVEKAESCSKELDDEN, encoded by the exons ATGGCAGAACAAGAGAGAGGTGCTCCTACTTCTGCTCCAAAAATGAAAAGTCCATCAATAG AAGAAGATTTTGAAAAGGATTTCCTCAtctcatggaaatcatcaaaaccaGGAAAACAGGCGATGGATCTTGATGTGGAAACAGTCCCCCAAAATAGAAAAAGTTCCTTTAACTTTGACAAACT TGATGACTTTGATCTTGGTGGTGACTTTGGAAAGTTGTCATCTTTTGGAATGGATATCTCCGATCTGGACTTCTCTATTCCACTCAAGAAGACTGCAAATGCCAATGAACAAGAATCTCTCCCCAGAAAGCAAGACCTGAAGAAAGAGAAATTCTCCTTTGCATTTGATTTTAATGT GTTGGATaagtttgatcttgatacaaaaTTGGTGAAAACTGCAACGGGTTCCAGTAAATGCATGGATGATGGCGGGCCTTGTTCTGATGAAATGCGTAAGCATG AAAGTTTATCCACTTCAACATCTGCTCATATGTTGGAGCCTGATGGACCATATCATGCTGTCATTAGACATGGTTCAGCACAAGAAGCACTTTGTCAAGGTCATAAAGAACTGCTCTGTCTGGATTCTGTAAAGAATGACACCTCCAAAGAAAAAGATAGTGGTGTGAGATTGCTTGATGGTTTACAATCTGGTAACTCTAGTCCTGTAAAGTCATCCAACTCGAGGTGCTGCCCACCAAATAATATCACAGGAtcacaagattgcagtagcacACTTCAGAATCATGAGGTTGATGAATATGTTATAACTGAAGGAAGTAAACCCACAGATCATTCAATTCAAGTTGACAATGAAGCTTCACGAAATTCTGTCAAGGAGGTCACGAATAAACATTTTGATGCTTCTTG ttttcaATTTCCCATTTCTAAGATTCCTGGTGGGGCTACTTCAATCATTAATGCAAAGAGTACCATGCCTAATCTTCTTTCAGCTGCATCTGTGAATAGGCCTGAGAACAGTTTTCTTGAAGTCCAGAACATATCGCAAAAGGATGATAAAAATCATCTACCTAACTCGATGACTTCAAG GATTAAGGAAAACAGCAATGTAGCAAACTCTTCATCTAATGGAGTCATAAATACAATTATAGTTTCGGAGAGAAACTTGACATTGAAGAGGAAGACTTCCAAG GAATCTTTGACAGATCCAAAGGCCTTCAGTACATTAAAACACATCAATTCTTCACCCAAGGGAAG GGTTACTTCAACCGGTTCTGCAAAGATTATCATGCCCAATTTTCTTTCAACCGCATCTATGAGTAGCCCAAAGAACATTCCTTTTGAGGGCCAACATATATTTCAGAAGGATGGTAAAAAACATCTACCTGGCTTGATGACTTCAAG AATGAGAAAAGAGAACAGCAGCATAGCAAATTTCTCAATGGGCAAAGGAAGAAACACAGTTGGAGGAACAGAGGGAAACTTAGCGTCCAACTTGGTCATCTCTCCTATGACAGACAAGCCTGTGTTGTTAAGCCCATCTCTGAAGATGAAGACTCTCAAG GAGCCATTGACAGATCCAAAGGCCTTCAATACATCTAAACAAATTGGCTCTTCACCTGAAAG GATATCATTAGTAATCTCCCCAGGATCTGACACTGAAATG GTACAAAGGGAAGAAAATCCAGAAAATTCTAGAAATGATGCTTCTTTTCAGAATCTATGTTCTCTAAATGGTGCTTCTGAGCTAGAAAACATGGACATTGAAGTGCCTGTACAAATAGAAGACCATGGAAATGTAGAGAAAGCTGAATCTTGTTCAAAGGAGCTAGATGAT gAAAATTGA
- the LOC135589012 gene encoding SKP1-like protein 1 encodes MKREAEETESPPLAKKKKEITLRSSDGALLSADEFLAEQSAVVRRAINSNPADIPLNVPSVTESVLHLVIEFCKKQAEFTAEINVAASAGKKAKGVIVDSVDNTAEGKDAIAVDNGTAAIEKKRRDWEEDFLLVDHDVLYYLIMAADDLEIDSLRNLTCRKLADLTKNKSPEQIRGMLGIDDDFSEEEKREIMKELQLF; translated from the exons ATGAAGAGAGAGGCAGAGGAAACTGAGTCACCGCCTcttgcaaagaagaagaaggagattaCCCTGAGAAGCTCAGACGGCGCACTCCTTTCCGCGGACGAGTTCCTGGCAGAGCAGTCGGCCGTGGTCCGTAGAGCTATCAATTCCAATCCTGCTGACATTCCTCTCAACGTTCCCTCCGTCACCGAAAGCGTCCTCCATTTGGTCATCGAATTCTGCAAGAAGCAGGCCGAGTTCACCGCCGAGATTAATGTCGCCGCCAGTGCAGGCAAGAAAGCTAAGGGCGTCATTGTCGATTCCGTAGACAACACTGCAGAAGGTAAGGACGCGATCGCCGTCGATAATGGCACGGCTGCcatagagaagaagaggagggactgGGAGGAGGACTTCTTGTTGGTCGACCACGACGTTCTCTACTACCTCATCATG GCTGCAGATGATCTTGAGATCGATAGCCTCCGCAACCTGACATGTAGGAAGCTTGCTGACTTGACGAAGAATAAGAGTCCAGAACAAATCCGAGGGATGTTAGGCATTGATGATGACTTCAGTGAAGAGGAAAAACGAGAGATCATGAAGGAGCTTCAATTGTTTTGA